The Streptomyces tendae genome has a window encoding:
- the acnA gene encoding aconitate hydratase AcnA: MSANSFDARSTLQVGDESYEIFRLDKVEGSARLPYSLKVLLENLLRTEDGANITADHIRALGGWDSQAQPSQEIQFTPARVIMQDFTGVPCVVDLATMREAVKELGGDAAKINPLAPAELVIDHSVIADKFGTNDAFKQNVDLEYGRNKERYQFLRWGQTAFDEFKVVPPGTGIVHQVNIEHLARVVMIRDGKAYPDTLVGTDSHTTMVNGLGVLGWGVGGIEAEAAMLGQPVSMLIPRVVGFKLTGELKPGTTATDLVLTITEMLRKHGVVGKFVEFYGEGVAATSLANRATIGNMSPEFGSTAAIFPIDDETLNYLRLTGRSDQQVALVEAYAKEQGLWLDPTAEPDFSEKLELDLSTVVPSIAGPKRPQDRIVLADAKTQFAQDVRNYVKDGGDVDEASKESFPASDAPAISNGAPSHPVEVTAPDGTTYTLDHGAVTVAAITSCTNTSNPYVMVAAALVAKKAVEKGLTRKPWVKTTLAPGSKVVTDYFEKAGLTPYLDKVGFNLVGYGCTTCIGNSGPLPDEVSQAVNEHDLAVTSVLSGNRNFEGRINPDVKMNYLASPPLVVAYAIAGSMKVDITREALGYDQDNNPVFLKDIWPSEAEVNDVVANAIGEDMFSKSYADVFAGDAQWQALPIPTGDTFEWDSESTYVRKPPYFEGMQMEPAPVEDIAGARVLAKLGDSVTTDHISPAGAIKADTPAGKYLTEHGIERRDFNSYGSRRGNHEVMIRGTFANIRLRNQIAPGTEGGYTRDFTQDGGPVSFIYDASQNYQAAGIPLVVLAGKEYGSGSSRDWAAKGTALLGVKAVIAESYERIHRSNLIGMGVLPLQFPEGHTAESLGLTGEETFSVSGVTALNEGTTPRTVKVSTDTGVEFDAVVRIDTPGEADYYRNGGILQYVLRSLIRK; this comes from the coding sequence GTGTCGGCGAACAGCTTCGACGCCCGCAGCACGCTGCAGGTGGGCGACGAGTCGTACGAGATCTTCCGGCTGGACAAGGTCGAGGGCTCCGCGCGCCTTCCCTACAGCCTGAAGGTGCTGCTGGAGAACCTGCTCCGCACGGAGGACGGCGCGAACATCACCGCCGACCACATCCGTGCCCTGGGAGGCTGGGACTCCCAGGCGCAGCCGTCGCAGGAGATCCAGTTCACGCCGGCCCGCGTGATCATGCAGGACTTCACCGGCGTGCCCTGCGTCGTCGACCTCGCCACGATGCGTGAGGCCGTGAAGGAGCTCGGCGGCGACGCGGCGAAGATCAACCCGCTGGCCCCGGCCGAGCTGGTCATCGACCACTCCGTCATCGCCGACAAGTTCGGCACCAACGACGCCTTCAAGCAGAACGTCGACCTGGAGTACGGCCGCAACAAGGAGCGCTACCAGTTCCTGCGCTGGGGCCAGACCGCGTTCGACGAGTTCAAGGTCGTCCCGCCCGGCACCGGCATCGTCCACCAGGTGAACATCGAGCACCTGGCCCGCGTCGTCATGATCCGCGACGGCAAGGCGTACCCCGACACGCTGGTCGGCACCGACTCGCACACCACCATGGTCAACGGCCTCGGCGTCCTCGGCTGGGGCGTCGGCGGCATCGAGGCCGAGGCCGCGATGCTCGGCCAGCCGGTCTCCATGCTGATCCCGCGCGTCGTCGGCTTCAAGCTCACCGGTGAGCTCAAGCCCGGCACCACCGCCACCGACCTGGTGCTCACCATCACCGAGATGCTGCGCAAGCACGGCGTCGTCGGCAAGTTCGTCGAGTTCTACGGCGAGGGTGTGGCCGCCACCTCCCTGGCCAACCGCGCCACCATCGGCAACATGTCGCCGGAGTTCGGCTCCACCGCCGCGATCTTCCCGATCGACGACGAGACGCTGAACTACCTGCGCCTGACCGGCCGCAGCGACCAGCAGGTCGCCCTGGTCGAGGCGTACGCCAAGGAGCAGGGCCTCTGGCTGGACCCGACGGCCGAGCCGGACTTCTCCGAGAAGCTCGAGCTGGACCTGTCCACGGTCGTCCCGTCCATCGCCGGCCCGAAGCGCCCGCAGGACCGCATCGTCCTCGCCGACGCCAAGACCCAGTTCGCCCAGGACGTGCGCAACTACGTCAAGGACGGCGGCGACGTCGACGAGGCCAGCAAGGAGTCCTTCCCGGCCTCCGACGCCCCGGCCATCTCCAACGGCGCGCCCTCCCACCCGGTCGAGGTGACCGCCCCCGACGGCACCACCTACACCCTGGACCACGGCGCGGTGACGGTCGCGGCCATCACCTCCTGCACCAACACCTCCAACCCGTACGTCATGGTCGCCGCCGCGCTGGTGGCCAAGAAGGCGGTGGAGAAGGGCCTGACCCGCAAGCCGTGGGTCAAGACCACCCTCGCCCCGGGCTCCAAGGTCGTCACCGACTACTTCGAGAAGGCGGGCCTGACCCCCTACCTCGACAAGGTCGGCTTCAACCTGGTCGGTTACGGCTGCACCACCTGCATCGGCAACTCCGGCCCGCTGCCGGACGAGGTCTCCCAGGCCGTCAACGAGCACGACCTGGCCGTCACCTCGGTGCTGTCCGGCAACCGTAACTTCGAGGGCCGGATCAACCCGGACGTCAAGATGAACTACCTGGCGTCCCCGCCGCTGGTCGTCGCCTACGCGATCGCCGGTTCCATGAAGGTGGACATCACCCGCGAGGCCCTCGGCTACGACCAGGACAACAACCCGGTCTTCCTGAAGGACATCTGGCCCTCCGAGGCCGAGGTCAACGACGTCGTGGCCAACGCCATCGGCGAGGACATGTTCTCCAAGTCCTACGCCGACGTCTTCGCCGGCGACGCCCAGTGGCAGGCGCTGCCCATCCCGACCGGCGACACCTTCGAGTGGGACAGCGAGTCCACCTACGTCCGCAAGCCTCCGTACTTCGAGGGCATGCAGATGGAGCCGGCCCCGGTCGAGGACATCGCCGGCGCCCGCGTGCTGGCCAAGCTGGGCGACTCGGTCACCACCGACCACATCTCCCCGGCCGGCGCGATCAAGGCCGACACCCCGGCCGGCAAGTACCTCACGGAGCACGGCATCGAGCGCCGCGACTTCAACAGCTACGGCTCGCGCCGCGGCAACCACGAGGTCATGATCCGCGGTACGTTCGCCAACATCCGCCTGCGCAACCAGATCGCGCCGGGCACCGAGGGCGGCTACACCCGCGACTTCACGCAGGACGGCGGCCCGGTCTCCTTCATCTACGACGCCTCGCAGAACTACCAGGCCGCCGGTATCCCGCTGGTCGTCCTGGCCGGCAAGGAGTACGGCTCAGGCTCGTCCCGTGACTGGGCGGCCAAGGGCACCGCGCTCCTCGGCGTCAAGGCCGTCATCGCCGAGTCGTACGAGCGCATCCACCGCTCGAACCTCATCGGCATGGGCGTCCTGCCGCTGCAGTTCCCCGAGGGCCACACCGCCGAGTCCCTCGGCCTGACCGGCGAGGAGACCTTTTCCGTCTCCGGCGTGACCGCGCTCAACGAGGGCACGACCCCGCGCACGGTGAAGGTCAGCACCGACACGGGCGTGGAGTTCGACGCGGTCGTCCGCATCGACACCCCCGGTGAGGCCGACTACTACCGCAACGGCGGCATCCTGCAGTACGTGCTGCGCAGCCTGATCCGCAAGTAG
- a CDS encoding carbohydrate ABC transporter permease: MKDTIPTAETASRRPEPAARGGRPRRRKLTFDRVTFFLAFLGVPLAIFVIFVLIPFGQAIFWAMTDWRGFSPDYNFVGFDNFTKMFQDDIFLKALRNVALLAVFVPLVTLTLALGVAVAITLGGPGKGPVRGIRGASFYRIVSFFPYVVPAIIVGLIWAQMYDPNAGLLNGVLTGVGLDQFDTFAWLGEKATAMPAVMFVIIWGLVGFYAVLFIAAIKGVPAELYEAARIDGAGRFRTTISITLPAIRDSVQTAYIYLGIAALDAFVYVQAMVPNGGPDNSTLTISQRLFNVAFAKQQFGYATAMGVVLAVVTLVFAALVFLVNRLTGGGERETKRKAPGSRARRAAAKGGAG, encoded by the coding sequence ATGAAGGACACGATCCCCACTGCCGAAACCGCGAGCCGTCGGCCCGAGCCGGCCGCTCGCGGTGGGCGGCCACGGCGCCGCAAGCTCACGTTCGACCGGGTGACGTTCTTCCTCGCGTTCCTCGGTGTCCCGCTGGCCATCTTCGTGATCTTCGTGCTGATCCCGTTCGGCCAGGCGATCTTCTGGGCGATGACCGACTGGCGCGGCTTCAGCCCGGACTACAACTTCGTCGGCTTCGACAACTTCACGAAGATGTTCCAGGACGACATCTTCCTGAAGGCGTTGCGCAACGTCGCACTCCTCGCGGTCTTCGTGCCGCTGGTGACGCTGACGCTCGCCCTCGGGGTCGCCGTGGCCATCACCCTGGGAGGACCCGGCAAGGGCCCCGTCCGAGGGATCCGGGGAGCGTCGTTCTACCGGATCGTCTCGTTCTTCCCCTACGTCGTGCCGGCGATCATCGTCGGTCTGATCTGGGCGCAGATGTACGACCCGAACGCCGGCCTGCTCAACGGCGTCCTCACGGGCGTCGGCCTCGACCAGTTCGACACGTTCGCGTGGCTGGGCGAGAAGGCGACGGCGATGCCGGCCGTGATGTTCGTCATCATCTGGGGGCTCGTCGGGTTCTACGCGGTGCTCTTCATCGCCGCGATCAAGGGCGTTCCCGCCGAGCTGTACGAGGCGGCGAGGATCGACGGGGCCGGCCGGTTCCGCACCACGATCTCGATCACCCTGCCGGCGATCCGGGACAGCGTGCAGACGGCATACATCTACCTGGGCATCGCCGCCCTCGACGCGTTCGTCTACGTCCAGGCGATGGTGCCGAACGGCGGCCCGGACAACTCGACCCTGACGATCAGCCAGCGTCTGTTCAACGTCGCTTTCGCCAAGCAGCAGTTCGGCTACGCCACCGCGATGGGCGTCGTCCTCGCCGTCGTCACCCTGGTGTTCGCGGCGCTGGTGTTTCTCGTCAACCGCCTCACGGGCGGCGGCGAGCGCGAGACCAAGAGGAAAGCACCTGGGTCCAGAGCTCGGCGTGCCGCAGCCAAGGGAGGTGCCGGGTGA
- the ngcE gene encoding N-acetylglucosamine/diacetylchitobiose ABC transporter substrate-binding protein, producing MGSFAVACSSPSSKDGDGDSGPKGEKSATNPFGVAANSTVEAAIFDGGYGTDYVDYTNQVLGSQVKGLKVQVKPVVDIAPQLQPRFVGGNPPDLIDNSGEDQIGFLGILDQLEELDDLFEANTYEGKKIADIVYPGVKAPGTFRDKFVALNYVMTVYGVWYSKTLFEENGWTPPKTWDEALDLGQKAKKKGKYLFVHGKEAATYYRTLLIDSAIKEGGDEVRLALENLEKGCWSHPAVQGVIKVMETMVRQKMFVPGGSGTQFQKAQAIWSNDQKALLYPSGGWIENEMKKATKADFQMTGFPSMTLTDKPALPYESLRAAAGEPFIVPRQGKNPAGAKEVLRAMLSEKAAANFSRTKLAPTIVKGTVPADGYGSTALVSQTTMLEAAGTNIFNYMFVETYGMNTDQLVPWNSFLAGDLDGKGLTSALQKISDKVREDDSVDKVKVS from the coding sequence ATGGGCTCGTTCGCGGTAGCGTGCAGCTCTCCCTCCAGCAAGGACGGGGACGGCGACAGCGGCCCGAAGGGCGAGAAGAGCGCCACGAATCCGTTCGGTGTCGCCGCGAACTCCACGGTCGAGGCGGCCATCTTCGACGGCGGCTACGGCACCGACTACGTCGACTACACCAACCAGGTGCTCGGCAGCCAGGTCAAGGGCCTCAAGGTCCAGGTCAAGCCGGTCGTCGACATCGCCCCCCAGCTCCAGCCCCGCTTCGTCGGCGGCAATCCGCCGGACCTCATCGACAACTCCGGTGAGGACCAGATCGGCTTCCTGGGCATCCTCGACCAGCTGGAGGAACTCGACGACCTCTTCGAGGCCAACACCTACGAAGGCAAGAAGATCGCCGACATCGTCTACCCCGGCGTCAAGGCCCCCGGCACGTTCAGGGACAAGTTCGTCGCGCTCAACTACGTGATGACCGTGTACGGCGTCTGGTACTCCAAGACGCTCTTCGAGGAGAACGGCTGGACCCCGCCGAAGACCTGGGACGAGGCGCTCGACCTCGGCCAGAAGGCGAAGAAGAAGGGCAAGTACCTCTTCGTCCACGGCAAGGAGGCGGCGACCTACTACCGCACGCTCCTGATCGACTCGGCGATCAAGGAGGGCGGCGACGAGGTCCGGCTCGCCCTGGAGAACCTGGAGAAGGGCTGCTGGTCGCACCCGGCCGTCCAGGGCGTCATCAAGGTCATGGAGACCATGGTCAGGCAGAAGATGTTCGTCCCCGGTGGCTCCGGCACCCAGTTCCAGAAGGCGCAGGCGATCTGGAGCAACGACCAGAAGGCGCTGCTCTACCCGTCCGGTGGCTGGATCGAGAACGAGATGAAGAAGGCCACGAAGGCGGACTTCCAGATGACCGGATTCCCGTCGATGACGCTCACCGACAAGCCGGCGCTGCCCTACGAGTCGCTCCGCGCGGCCGCCGGCGAGCCGTTCATCGTGCCCAGGCAGGGCAAGAATCCGGCCGGCGCCAAGGAGGTGCTGCGGGCGATGCTGTCGGAGAAGGCGGCCGCCAACTTCTCCAGGACGAAGCTGGCCCCGACGATCGTCAAGGGCACCGTGCCCGCCGACGGTTACGGATCGACGGCCCTCGTCTCGCAGACGACGATGCTGGAGGCCGCGGGCACCAACATCTTCAACTACATGTTCGTCGAGACCTACGGGATGAACACCGACCAGTTGGTGCCGTGGAACTCGTTCCTCGCCGGTGACCTCGACGGCAAGGGGCTGACCTCGGCCCTGCAGAAGATCTCCGACAAGGTCCGGGAGGACGACTCCGTCGACAAGGTCAAGGTCAGCTAG
- a CDS encoding DUF4236 domain-containing protein translates to MPLTFRKSFRILPGVRLNINKKSWSITTGGGKNGPRYTRSSTGRHTTSMDLPGPFGWRRTTRSRRTSGH, encoded by the coding sequence ATGCCCCTCACGTTCCGTAAGAGTTTCCGGATCCTTCCGGGGGTGCGGCTGAACATCAACAAGAAGTCGTGGTCCATCACCACCGGCGGGGGGAAGAACGGCCCTCGGTACACCCGGAGCAGTACCGGACGTCATACGACATCGATGGATTTGCCCGGACCTTTCGGTTGGCGCCGCACCACCCGCAGCCGCCGGACCAGCGGACATTGA
- a CDS encoding GH92 family glycosyl hydrolase, with amino-acid sequence MQQRVRHRWGSAVVATTAFALAAGSQGVAVALPAAPPKADREFVSSFESGEPAPDWLNTVETTRGGGKRASGVNGGYSSGIPGNITDHVTEVRASAENTSGREVKEHLVDSLSSTKWLAFEPTAWVEFDFDAPVEVQRYALTSANDHDERDPRDWTLKGSTDGEDWKTLDTRSGETFTERFQTRTYALDAAAVGEYRHFRLEITKNGSGDLVQLADVQFAAGGEDEPVPEDMLSLVDRGPTGSPTAKARAGFTGTRALRYAGRHLADGRAYSYNKVFDVDVKVERDTQLSYRVFPSMADGDLDYDATNVAVDLAFTDGTYLSDLRATDQHGFPLTPRGQGDAKVLYVNQWNNVVSRIGSVARGKTVDRILVAYDSPKGPAKFRGWLDDVALKQVRPEPPKAHLSDYAVTTRGTNSSGSFSRGNTFPATAVPHGFNFWTPVTNAGSDSWLYEYAAGNNDDNLTTIQAFSASHEPSPWMGDRQTFQVMPSAAEGTPETGREARALPFRHENETARPYYYGVRFENGVKAEMAPTDHAAMMRFTYPGDDASVIFDNVTDQAGLTLNKEDSSFTGYSDVKSGLSTGATRLFVYGEFDKKVTGGDSKGERGHLRFDAGKDRTVTLRLATSLIGVDQAKDNLRQEIGRTTSFDKVKRDARRQWDRILGKVEVEGATPDQLTTLYSSLYRLYLYPNSGFEKVDGKHKYASPFQRMPEQDTPTHTGAKIVDGKVYVNNGFWDTYRTTWPAYSFLTPSKAGELVDGFVQHYKDGGWTSRWSSPGYADLMTGTSSDVAFADAYVKGVDTFDVKAAYDAAVKNATVVPPSSGVGRKGMATSPFLGYTSTETHEGLSWALEGYLNDYGIAKMGEALYRKTGDKRYKEESAYFLNRAQDYVNLFDSEAGFFQGRDLKGDWRVKSSEYDPRVWGYDYTETNGYGYAFTAAQDSRGLANLYGGRKGLADKLDEYLSTPETASPDLKGSYGGVIHEMIEARDVRMGMYGHSNQVAHHALYMYDAAGQPWKTQGHVREVLSRLYTGSEIGQGYHGDEDNGEQSAWYLFSSLGFYPLVMGSGEYAIGSPLFTKVTVHLENGRELVVKAPKNSTKNVYVQRLKVNGKQWNSTALPHSLIAKGGVLEFDMGPRPSSWGTGKDAAPVSITQDDEVPTPRTDALQGDGPLFDNTSATGATVTEVELPVEKAAKAVQYTLTSSDHAKAPTGWVLQGSADGTTWQDLDRRTDESFRWDRQTRAFSIAVPKAYEHYRLVLTGEATLTEVELLS; translated from the coding sequence ATGCAACAGAGGGTTCGGCACAGATGGGGTTCGGCGGTCGTCGCGACGACCGCCTTCGCCTTGGCCGCGGGTTCGCAGGGCGTCGCGGTGGCGCTGCCCGCGGCACCGCCGAAGGCCGACCGGGAGTTCGTGTCGTCGTTCGAGTCGGGTGAGCCCGCGCCGGACTGGCTGAACACCGTCGAGACCACGCGGGGCGGCGGCAAGCGCGCCTCGGGGGTGAACGGCGGGTACAGCTCCGGCATCCCGGGCAACATCACCGACCACGTCACCGAGGTCCGGGCGAGCGCCGAGAACACCTCCGGCCGGGAGGTGAAGGAGCACCTCGTCGACAGTCTGTCGAGCACCAAGTGGCTTGCCTTCGAGCCCACCGCCTGGGTCGAGTTCGACTTCGACGCCCCGGTCGAGGTGCAGCGCTACGCGCTCACCTCCGCCAACGACCACGACGAGCGCGACCCGCGCGACTGGACCCTCAAGGGCTCCACCGACGGCGAGGACTGGAAGACCCTCGACACCCGCTCCGGCGAGACGTTCACCGAGCGCTTCCAGACCAGGACGTACGCCCTGGACGCGGCGGCCGTCGGCGAGTACCGCCACTTCCGGCTGGAGATCACCAAGAACGGCAGCGGCGATCTCGTGCAGCTCGCCGACGTCCAGTTCGCGGCCGGCGGCGAGGACGAGCCGGTGCCCGAGGACATGCTGTCGCTGGTCGACCGCGGCCCGACGGGCTCCCCGACCGCCAAGGCACGGGCGGGCTTCACCGGTACCCGCGCGCTGCGCTACGCCGGCCGGCACCTCGCCGACGGGCGGGCCTACTCGTACAACAAGGTGTTCGACGTCGACGTGAAGGTCGAACGGGACACGCAACTGTCGTACCGGGTCTTCCCGTCGATGGCGGACGGCGACCTCGACTACGACGCCACGAACGTCGCCGTCGACCTCGCCTTCACCGACGGCACCTATCTGAGCGACCTGCGCGCCACCGACCAGCACGGCTTCCCGCTCACCCCGCGCGGGCAGGGCGACGCCAAGGTCCTGTACGTCAACCAGTGGAACAACGTGGTCTCCCGGATCGGCTCGGTGGCCAGGGGCAAGACGGTCGACCGGATCCTGGTGGCGTACGACTCCCCCAAGGGCCCGGCGAAGTTCCGCGGCTGGCTGGACGACGTGGCGCTGAAGCAGGTGCGGCCCGAGCCGCCGAAGGCCCATCTGTCCGACTACGCGGTGACCACCCGCGGCACCAACTCCAGCGGCAGCTTCTCGCGCGGCAACACCTTCCCCGCGACGGCCGTGCCGCACGGCTTCAACTTCTGGACCCCGGTGACCAACGCCGGTTCCGACAGCTGGCTGTACGAGTACGCGGCGGGCAACAACGACGACAACCTGACCACGATCCAGGCGTTCAGCGCGAGCCACGAGCCGAGCCCCTGGATGGGCGACCGGCAGACCTTCCAGGTGATGCCGTCGGCCGCGGAGGGCACCCCGGAGACCGGCCGCGAGGCCCGCGCGCTGCCCTTCCGGCACGAGAACGAGACCGCCCGGCCGTACTACTACGGGGTGCGGTTCGAGAACGGCGTGAAGGCTGAGATGGCGCCGACGGACCATGCGGCGATGATGCGGTTCACCTACCCCGGTGACGACGCGAGCGTGATCTTCGACAACGTCACAGACCAGGCGGGACTGACGCTGAACAAGGAGGACTCCTCCTTCACCGGCTACTCGGACGTGAAGTCCGGCCTGTCCACCGGCGCGACCCGGCTGTTCGTCTACGGCGAGTTCGACAAGAAGGTCACCGGCGGCGACTCCAAGGGCGAGCGGGGCCACCTGCGCTTCGACGCGGGCAAGGACCGCACGGTCACCCTGCGCCTGGCCACCTCGCTGATCGGCGTGGACCAGGCGAAGGACAACCTGCGCCAGGAGATCGGCCGCACGACCTCCTTCGACAAGGTCAAGCGGGACGCGCGGCGCCAGTGGGACCGCATCCTCGGCAAGGTCGAGGTCGAGGGTGCCACCCCGGACCAGCTGACCACGCTCTACTCCAGCCTCTACCGCCTGTACCTGTACCCGAACTCGGGCTTCGAGAAGGTCGACGGGAAGCACAAGTACGCCTCGCCGTTCCAGCGGATGCCGGAGCAGGACACGCCGACCCACACGGGCGCGAAGATCGTGGACGGCAAGGTGTACGTCAACAACGGCTTCTGGGACACCTACCGGACGACCTGGCCGGCGTACTCCTTCCTGACCCCGTCCAAGGCCGGTGAGCTGGTCGACGGCTTCGTGCAGCACTACAAGGACGGCGGCTGGACCTCCCGCTGGTCCTCCCCCGGCTACGCGGACCTGATGACCGGCACCTCCTCGGACGTGGCGTTCGCGGACGCCTACGTCAAGGGCGTCGACACCTTCGACGTGAAGGCCGCGTACGACGCCGCGGTGAAGAACGCCACCGTGGTGCCCCCGTCGTCCGGGGTGGGCCGCAAGGGCATGGCGACCTCGCCCTTCCTCGGCTACACCAGCACCGAGACCCACGAGGGCCTGTCCTGGGCCCTGGAGGGCTACCTCAACGACTACGGCATCGCCAAGATGGGCGAGGCGCTGTACCGGAAGACAGGCGACAAGCGCTACAAGGAGGAGTCCGCGTACTTCCTCAACCGCGCCCAGGACTACGTCAACCTGTTCGACTCCGAGGCCGGTTTCTTCCAGGGCCGTGACCTCAAGGGCGACTGGCGGGTGAAGTCCTCCGAGTACGACCCCCGGGTCTGGGGCTACGACTACACCGAGACCAACGGGTACGGGTACGCGTTCACCGCCGCGCAGGACAGCCGGGGCCTCGCCAACCTGTACGGCGGGCGCAAGGGCCTCGCCGACAAGCTCGACGAGTACCTGTCCACACCGGAGACGGCCTCCCCGGACCTCAAGGGCTCCTACGGCGGCGTCATCCACGAGATGATCGAGGCGCGCGACGTCCGGATGGGCATGTACGGCCACTCCAACCAGGTGGCCCACCACGCCCTGTACATGTACGACGCGGCCGGGCAGCCGTGGAAGACGCAGGGACACGTGCGCGAGGTGCTGTCCCGCCTGTACACCGGCAGCGAGATCGGGCAGGGCTACCACGGTGACGAGGACAACGGCGAGCAGTCGGCCTGGTACCTGTTCTCCTCGCTCGGCTTCTACCCCCTGGTGATGGGCAGCGGCGAGTACGCCATCGGCTCCCCGCTGTTCACGAAGGTCACCGTGCACCTGGAGAACGGCCGCGAGCTGGTCGTCAAGGCCCCGAAGAACAGCACGAAGAACGTGTACGTGCAGAGGCTGAAGGTCAACGGCAAGCAGTGGAACTCCACGGCGCTGCCGCACTCGCTGATCGCCAAGGGCGGGGTGCTCGAGTTCGACATGGGCCCGCGCCCGTCGTCGTGGGGCACCGGCAAGGACGCGGCGCCGGTGTCGATCACACAGGACGACGAGGTGCCCACGCCCCGCACGGACGCGCTGCAGGGTGACGGCCCCCTGTTCGACAACACCTCGGCGACCGGCGCGACGGTGACCGAGGTCGAACTGCCGGTGGAGAAGGCCGCGAAGGCCGTGCAGTACACGCTGACCTCCTCCGACCACGCCAAGGCGCCCACCGGCTGGGTGCTCCAGGGTTCGGCGGACGGCACGACGTGGCAGGACCTGGACCGGCGGACGGACGAGTCCTTCCGCTGGGACCGGCAGACCCGCGCCTTCTCGATCGCCGTGCCGAAGGCGTACGAGCACTACCGGCTGGTGCTGACCGGTGAGGCGACGCTGACGGAGGTGGAACTGCTGAGCTGA
- a CDS encoding GH39 family glycosyl hydrolase codes for MIHVPTEPAGPLSDAWRACVGTGRLDLALRRDYQDSLSLLQREIGFRYLRGHGLLSDGMGVHRPYEWQGARRTHHSFTYLDQVLDACLSTGIRPFLELGFMPKEMASGKQTVFWWEGNVTPPADEKEWTCLVRAVLTHLIDRYGLDEVRTWPVEVWNEPDLPPFWQDADEAAYHRLYEATARTVKEVDAELRVGGPALSPAADGWLERFAEFAERRDVPVDFVSRHAYASGPARSVPFGTHQTLAPASTLLEQFAQPRRALEGTRLAGLPVHITEFNSSYRPDNLIHDTAFHAAYLAPVVASGGDHADSFSYWTFSDVFEETGIPTALFHGGFGLLTHRQVRKPTYHLYAFMARLGERQLARGDDHMVTRHADGRVSLLAWAPVDPTGRTPGPDRHTLRLSLPVGTEGRGEVFVRRSSVDEERGNAYTAWRHMGSPRSPRPGQLDMLHEAAEPARTHGRLPVEDGRADLTVTLARHEITLVELTPVDDETPPWWDERLLLGGEEP; via the coding sequence GTGATCCACGTGCCCACCGAGCCGGCCGGCCCGCTGTCCGACGCCTGGCGCGCCTGCGTCGGCACCGGCCGTCTGGACCTCGCGCTGCGCCGCGACTACCAGGACTCCCTCTCGCTGCTCCAGCGCGAGATCGGCTTCCGGTATCTGCGCGGCCACGGCCTGCTCAGCGACGGCATGGGCGTCCACCGCCCCTACGAGTGGCAGGGCGCCCGCCGCACCCACCACTCGTTCACCTACCTCGACCAGGTGCTCGACGCCTGCCTCTCCACCGGCATCCGCCCCTTCCTCGAACTCGGCTTCATGCCGAAGGAGATGGCGTCCGGGAAGCAGACGGTGTTCTGGTGGGAGGGCAACGTCACCCCGCCGGCCGACGAGAAGGAGTGGACGTGCCTGGTCCGCGCGGTCCTCACCCACCTGATCGACCGCTACGGCCTCGACGAGGTGCGCACCTGGCCCGTCGAGGTGTGGAACGAGCCGGACCTGCCCCCCTTCTGGCAGGACGCCGACGAGGCTGCCTACCACCGGCTGTACGAGGCGACGGCGCGCACCGTCAAGGAGGTGGACGCGGAGCTGCGGGTCGGCGGCCCCGCGCTGTCGCCGGCCGCCGACGGCTGGCTGGAGCGGTTCGCGGAGTTCGCCGAACGCCGTGACGTACCGGTGGACTTCGTGTCCCGGCACGCCTACGCCTCGGGGCCCGCCCGGTCCGTCCCGTTCGGCACCCACCAGACCCTGGCCCCGGCGAGCACCCTGCTCGAGCAGTTCGCCCAGCCGCGCAGGGCTCTCGAAGGCACCCGTCTGGCCGGACTGCCCGTGCACATCACCGAGTTCAACTCCTCCTACCGCCCCGACAACCTCATCCACGACACCGCCTTCCACGCCGCCTACCTCGCGCCCGTGGTCGCGTCGGGCGGCGACCACGCCGACTCGTTCTCCTACTGGACGTTCAGCGACGTCTTCGAGGAGACCGGCATCCCCACCGCGCTGTTCCACGGCGGCTTCGGCCTGCTCACCCACCGCCAGGTCCGCAAGCCCACCTACCACTTGTACGCCTTCATGGCCCGGCTGGGGGAGCGGCAACTCGCCCGCGGAGACGACCACATGGTCACCCGGCACGCGGACGGCCGGGTCAGCCTCCTCGCCTGGGCCCCCGTCGACCCCACGGGACGCACCCCGGGCCCGGACCGCCACACCCTGCGCCTGTCCCTCCCGGTGGGCACCGAGGGGCGCGGCGAGGTGTTCGTCCGCCGGTCCTCCGTGGACGAGGAACGCGGCAACGCCTACACCGCCTGGCGGCACATGGGCTCCCCGCGCTCCCCGCGCCCCGGGCAGCTCGACATGCTGCACGAGGCCGCCGAGCCCGCCCGCACCCACGGCCGGCTGCCCGTCGAGGACGGCCGGGCGGACCTCACCGTCACGCTGGCCCGCCACGAGATCACCCTCGTCGAGCTGACCCCGGTGGACGACGAGACTCCGCCCTGGTGGGACGAGCGGCTGCTGCTCGGCGGGGAGGAGCCGTGA